The window CGCTCCGATCCCGTCAGCCGATGCACCCCGTTCTGCACCCACTCACCCATCGCGGGCGGCCCCGTTGCGCCGAGCTCCACCTCCAGCGACCGCACACCGCGCCCGCTCTCCCGCGCGATGCCGCCCCCTAAGTAGAGCCACGCCGCGTATGGCCGCTCTCCGGGAATCGGGTTCGACGCATCCCGACGCGGCGTGTAGATGCGCTGCCCCGCCTCGATGCGAGTCCGCACGCACACCTCCGTTCCGGTCGCATCACACGCGGGCAGCCGCCCTGGCATCCACCGCGACGCCGAGTCGAGCTCCACACCCAGCACCAGCCCCTGCGTGTAATCGTAATCCGCGGGCGCACCCCGGCCGCGCAACGCGAGGATGTCGTTGTCCAGCCGCAGCGTCACCGATCGCACCCCCTGCCCTCCCACCGGCACGACCCAGAGCAGCGCGAGCACGAGCATCGACGCCGGAATCCGCACACGAGTTCTCCAGTAGATCATCCACATCCACGGTGTTTCCGCCCCCTCTCTCGATAACGGAGAGGGGGCAGCGAGGAACGAGCGGGGGTGAGGGCCCCCGCCGGCCTTGCCCCCACGAAACCGCCCCCGCCACATTCCGAGGCGAAACGCGCACCATGAACGACGGAGGAAGCACATGGCGGAGCTGGAGATCGAACGCCGCACCCTGCGCTTCGAAGCGCAGGGCGTCTGACCGAGACCCGCGAGTCCCGCGCCGCCGAGATCCGCCTGGCGTGGGCGTACGTCGCGGCGGATGAAGCCGGAGCCGCCGCCGCGTCCGTGGCGGCCGTGGACGGCGCGCGCCGCCCCTTCCGCGACGAGAACGATCGGATCGTCCCCGAAGAGCCGGGCGTGGAGCACCTCCTCGTGCCCGTCATCGCCTACCGCGCGCTCCCGCCGCGCCGCCGCCCGCGCAGCTTCTGTCCGGTCTGCCTGGAGCGGGTCTGGCTGAAGCTGGGCGCGCGCAACCGCCCCCACTACGCGCACCTGGCCGGCTCCGAATGCGCCGCCGCCCGCGGCGAGGGGGCGCTGCACCACGCGGCCAAGGTGCACCTGGCGGAGCAGCTCGGCCGCGGCGGGCCGCTGCGCGTGCGCCCCGTCTGCCACCGCGTGCCGCAGGAGCGGAGCACGGAGCGCTGCACCGCCGCCCCCGAGAACGCGTGGCCGCTGGAGTGGGACGAAGTGCGCGTGGAGCACTCCCTTCCCTCCCTGCGCGCGGACGTGGTGCTCCTGCGCGGCGGCGCCATCGTGGCGGCCGTGGAGGTCTACGCATCGCACGCGGTGGACGACGAGAAAGCCGCCAAGTACCGCACCCTTGGGCTCCCCTGGATCGAGGTCCCGGCGCGCGGCGTCCTCCCCGACCACGGCGATCCGTGGACGCCCGACGATCCCCTCCCCCTCCTGGGCGACAGCCGCCTCCACCCTCGAGTGTGGCGCTGCCCACGCCACGAGGGGCTGTACCGCGGGCTGCTGGAGTACGAGCGCAACGGCATCCACCGCGTGGCGCGCCGCCTGGTGCACGTCTACCGCACCGGCGCCGGCCGCAGCTCCGGCGAGAACCGCTGCCGCGCGGTGGGGATCTCCATGATGGAGCGGCGCGAGGGGGGCGAGGCCGCCGAGTCGTGGCTGGAGCGCGACGACAGCGGCGCTCGCATCGGGTCCCCGGTGCTTGGCGCCGACCGTAGCGAGACGCGGCGCATCCTGCACGCGCAGTTCGGCGAGTGGGCGCGCTGGATGCGCGGCGCGCAGGGTGCGGTCCTGGACAGCCCCATGCGCTGGCTGGAAGCCGCCGAAGCCCCGCGCGCCGCCGACCGCGCTTATCCGCAGCGCCTGCGCTGGGACGCACACGCCGAGACTTTTCGCGGGGTACCCGAGCTTCCGCAGCTCGCCTGGCCCGCGCTCCCCGCCGTACCCGGCGCGCCGCACCCCGTCCTGGGGCGCTCGCCGCACTGCTGGACGGAGACGCACCGCAGGGGGCCCATCGTCCACGCGGTCGACGGCCCCGTCTGGCTGACGCTGGTCGCGCACGCGTGGACGGACGCGCAGGGCCCCGCCATTCGCGCCGACGTCGCCGCGTACGTCCACGACGGCCGCCGCTGGCGCACCGTCGAAGGCGCCCCCTTCACCGCCACCCTCCGCGCGCCCGATCCGCCCTGGCACACGATCCTCCCCGCCATCGCCCGCGCCCTCGCCCCGCTCGACCCCGAAACGCTGCTCGACGGCACCGCCGTGCGCGAAGCCGTCGCGGTTCAGCTCGCATCCTGACCCCCGCACCTCCACTTCCTGAACGGAGCGCCTCACAGTACCTGCCCTGCCGGGATTCCATGGCGCGGAGTGAAGGAGACGGGCTCTCCCGCGCAAACGGATCCGTCCAATGTTCAGACGACCGTGCGTGCTGATAGACGGAGCGGGCTTGCCGATCCGTCGCCAGAGCTGGGACAGGCGGCGGCGCCGCCCCGAATCCCGGGTACCAGGATCAGAACATTGGATGTTGCGGCGCACGCGGCGGAGCCCGTCTCCTTCACTTCGCGCCGCAGGGTCGCGAAGGTGGAAGCGCGGCGAAGCGCTCCGTTCAGGAAGTTGGGTGGGAAACGCGGTTGCTTGTACAAACGCGGAGACGCGGAGGAGCTTTCTCCGCGCCTCCGCGTCTCGGCGTGAGGCCGCTGTTCGTGGGTTACGAGCTTACCGCCCGCCGCCCGGGAACCACGAGATGCCGATGTTGATGCGCGCCGTGGTCGCGTCGACGCCTTCGTCGGTAGTCTGGGACTCGCCGCCGATCTTGATCGTGTCCAGTTCGCCCGCGGTGAAGCGCAGGTTGGCGTCCAGCGCCAGCTTCGGGCTGAAGAAGTAGTTGAGCCCCGCCGCGCCGGTGAAGCCGGTCCCGGAGATCTGGACGTCTTCACCGCTCTCCGCGTCCTCCTCCACCAGCGCGATGCTGGAGACACCGAGCTCCAGGTACGGCACCAGCGCGCTCGCCGGGTTGGCGAACGAGAAGCGCCCCGCGAGGTCGCCATGGCCCAGCCCGAAGCTGCCGCCATCGGCCTCGACGTTGGCGCCGGTGAGGTTGATCAGCACGCCGAACTGCGGAGTGAAGTTGTACCCGGCGGTCAGGCTGATCCCGAAACCTTTCTCGGTGTCGGTCTCTTCGTCCTCGAGGTCAAAATTGATGGACGAGCCGTTGAGCGCCGCGCCAAGGTGGAAGCCAGCGGTGGTGGAACGGGCCTGCGCCGAAACGTCGGTGGCGGCGGCGGCAAGCGCGAACACGGAGATCGCGAACATGGAACGAACGGGCATGCTATTCTCCATCCGGAGTGGGGGTTTGCGGGCGGTCGCCCGCGGTGTTCCGCGGCAGCCATGTGCGGCCGCGGAAATGATGTGCGGAAGGCCGGCTCAGGCGCCGAAGTCCTTCCAGTCCTGGTCGTAGTAGCGCACGAGCACCGGGTCGTCCAGGCGGTTCACGGCCGCCTGCACGGGGCGCATGTCGGCTGGGAAGTCGAAGAGCGCGGGCAGGCCGCTCGGAGTAAGGAAGCGCAGGCCGGCGGGGAGCGCGGAGGGGGGCGCGTACTCGCCGCGGCCCGCCAGGATGAAGCCCCACTCGCCGAACGACGGCACGTACAGGTGGTACGGCCGGGTGCGGAAGCCCGCGTCGCGCAGGGTGGCGTCGATGCTCCAGAAGGCGCGCCGCGCGAACATCGGCGACGTGCTCTGCACCACGGCGAGCCCATCGCGGCTCATCCGGCGCGCCAGCAGGCGGTAGAAGGCGGTGGTGTAGAGCTTCCCGACGGCGTAGTTGGACGGGTCCGGGAAGTCGGCCACCACGAAGTCGAACATCTCGTCGGTGTGCGACAGCCACTGGAAGGCGTCCTCGTTCACCACCCGCACCCGCGGCGACTTCAGCGACCCCGCATTGAGCTCGGTGAGCACCGGGTGCGTGGCGAAGAGGCGCGTCATCTCCGGGTCCAGGTCCACCAGCGTTACCTGCTGCACGCCGGGGTAGCGCAGCACCTCGCGCACCGCCAGCCCGTCGCCGCCGCCCAGGACGAGCACCCGACGCGCGCCGGGGAGCGCCGCCAGACCCGGGTGCACCAGCGCCTCGTGGTAGCGGTACTCGTCGCGCGAGGAGAACTGGAGGTGGCCGTTGAGGAAGAGCCGCAGGTCGTCCTTCCACGCCGTCAGGACGATCCGCTGGTAGCGCGAGTCACGCGTGAAGACGATCTCGTCCGCGTAGATGCTCCTCTCGGCCGCGCGCGTCAACCGTTCGGCGCCCACGAAGCCGGCGCAGAGGAGCGCGATGACGGCCACGCACGCCGCCTGCAGCGCCCGCCGCTCCACCAGCACCTCGCGGAAGAGGTGCGTGGACCAGAGCGCGACCCCCGCGTTCACGATGCCGAACGCGATCGCCGACCTCACGAGCCCCAGCTGCGGCACCAGGACGGCGGGAAAGAGGAGCGATGCTCCCAGCGCCCCCAGGTAGTCCCAGGCGAGGACGTTCGCGACGATGTCCTTGAACTCGAAGCGCCCCTTGAGGATGCGCATCAGCAGCGGGATCTCCAGCCCCACCAGCGCGCCGATCACGGCCACCAGCGCGTACAGCAGCACCCGGAAGGCGTCCGTGTACGCGAAGGCCAGGAATAGCGCGGCCGACGAGAAGCCGCCCACCACCGCCACCAGGAGCTCGGTGGCCACGAAGCGCTCCACGATCCCGCGCTTCACGTAGCGGCTGAGCCAGCTCCCCACCCCCATGGCGGCCAGGTAGGTACCGATGACGGTGGAGAACTGCATGACGCTGTCGCCCAGCAGGTAGCTGCTGAGCGCCCCCGCCACCAGCTCGTAGACGAGGCCGCACGCCGCGATCAGGAGGACGGTGAGGAACAGCGCGGCGGCACTCCCCTGCGTGCCGCCGGCCGTGGAGGCGCGCGTGCTCAGCCTACGATCGCCGCGCTGATGACGATGCCGAAGGCGATCACCACGGCGCCCATGAGGATGGCGAGGGCGGTGTTGTGCTCCTCGATCAGCTCCTTCCACAGCGTTCCCGGCGTCATGCGGTCCACGATCACCAGCGCCACCGCCAGGATGACGATGCCGAGGATGGAGTAGACGACGACCGCCAGAATGTCGTTCGCGAGCTGGTTCATTGATCTCCTTTACTTGCCGCCGACGTAGCGGCCGCTGCCGCCGTAGATGGGGCGGTTCGCCCCGGGGTTGTCGCGCACGGAGCGCGGTGTTCCGTCCTGCGTCTCGCTGACCGAGGCCATGCTGTACCCGGTGTACTCCACCCACGCCAGCAGCGCCAGCACGCCCAGGCCGTATGCGATGTAGATGCGCGGACCTTTCATTGGGGAATGGGGAATGGGGAATGGGGAGGCCCTCTCCCCCGCTCGTCACCTCACTGTCCGCCACCGAACCTCGTAGGGGCGCGATTCATCGCGCCCGTGCCCGCCCCCGCACCGCCGCCTTCCTTTCACACCGACCTTCGTAGGGGCCGCCCCACGTGGCTGCCCGTGCCCGCCCGCGCACCGCCGCCTCCGCAACGCACCGCAACCTCGTAGGGGCAGACCCACGTGTCTGCCCACCCTCGCCCTTCCTCAACACCCGTCATACCCGATCGGACCGGCCTTCACCAGAAATGTCATCCTGAGCGAGCCGCCTCCCCTACGCTCGCGGTGCGCACCGCACTCCTGCGGCGAACGAAGGATCTAGCCGGAGCCGGGCCGGGCATCGCGCCTCACCGCCAACCCCTCGGAACGCGCAGTAGATCCTTCGCTCCGCGCCACAGGTTGGATAACGGGCAAGCACGGAGCAGCGCGTCACTCAGGATGACGTAACGAAGGGGTGCCCGGCTCCCGGCAGCCCGCTTCAGCGGGCTTCGCGTGGTTCCAGCCGGGGGATTCATCCCCCGCGGCCGGCGCCGCGCCCCCATTCCCCATTCCCCATTCCCCATTCCCCATTCCCCATTCCCCACTCCCCCTCAGTCATCATCATCGCTCTCCTCCGGCGCATAATCGCTCTCCTGCCAGCGCTGCGACTCGAAGCCGATGGAGGCGAACGCCGCGAGGGCGGCGGGGGCCGCGAGGAGGAGGAAGGCGGCGATGAAGAACCCCCCGCCGGGAACGTCGTGCGTCAGGGTGACGGTGTAGGCGACCGGGACCTCGGCCTCCGGGTCGATCAGGAGCTGGTAGCGCCCCGCGGGAACCGAGGGGAGCCGCACCTCGTCCGAGGACGAGCCCTCACTCCAGCTCTCGCCGCCCTCCACACCGTGGTACTGGCTCACCTCACGGCCGAACTCCAGGCGCTTCCCCGTCTCTTCGTTGACCAGCGCAAAGGAGAAGAACGCCCACGCGTTGTCCAGGTCGGTGTCCACCTCCACCTGCAGGGCCGCCGGGCGCCCCGTCAGCACGATGGGGCCGGCCTCGATCGAAGTGGAGTCTTCCGGAAGGCCCGGCTGGAAGGCGTAGCGCTCGCTGAACACCCGGTCGTTCCGCGCCGTGGAGCAGCGCCCCACCATCACCACCGTGAACAGCGCCGTCAGCACCATGAACGCCCGCCAGTAGCGCCGCGAGCGATCGACGTGCGGCGACGGCTGGCAGGCGAACACGCCCTTGGGTGCCGGCGGCAGCCCCGGGAGCCCGAAGTTCTTGTAGATGGTGGAGGGCGGCACGTACTCCGCCAACGACCACGCCGTCTCCCCCGCCGTGTCCTCGCTGGAGAGCATCCGCGGCGGGTGGACGAAATCGCGCACCAGCTCCTCGTCGCCGACGTGGACCTCCCACGGGAACTCGCCGAGGACAAAGGTGGTGGTCGCCGTGTCCGTGGCGAAGTGCTTGAAGGTCTCGCCGTTCAGCGTCGCGATGGGGCGCCCGCCCGCCGTTCCCATCTTGGGGATGCTGTGCAGGGGAGTGGCGTCCGTCCAGTGCCCGTTCTCCTCCGTGAGGTAGCGGAATCCGCGCTCCGGGTGGTAGAGGACGTACTCGGACCACGGGTACTGCACCGCCTCCTCGGTCACCGAGCGGATCTGGAAGCCGATCACCTCCCACTCCGCCCCGTGCAGCCGCCCGCGCGTGCCCAGCGGAATGCGCGGCGTGTGCGTCAGCCGCTGCTGGAAGCTCTGCAGGACGCGGAGGCCGGGGTCCTGCGCGTCCAGCACCGATCCGCACGAGCCGCACACCACGCTTACCGTGCGCCCGGCGGCGCGCACCGTCACCGCGCCGCCGCACTGCGGGCAACGAAGGGTGCGCACCTCCTGCGCCTTCGGGGCGGCGAGCTCGCGCAGCCCCGTCAGCTTCAGCGCTTCCCACGACAACGCCTCGCCCGCGAAAAGGAGCGGCGGCGTCTCGCTGTAGTCGATCGTCCCCACCCGGCCGTCGTGCGAGCGCAGATCGGCGAAGAGGATCTCGTCCTTGTCCCAGTACGCGAAGGGAAGGTCGCCCTCGGTGCCGGCGTAGCGCGCGCGCACCACCTCGGTCACCTGGAGCTGTCCGCCGCTCGCATTCACCACGTCGCCCGGCCGCACGAGCTCCGGCGCGGGGAGCGCCGGGGGCGGAACGAGGTCGGTCATCGACAGCTCGCCGTCCGCCTCGGCCAGCCACGCGCTCGCCCCGTCGCCGGTGACGACGTGCCACTCGTTCCACACGCCCCGCTCCCACGCGTAGGCGATGCGCCCGACGACTTCGAACGAGCGCCCGCGGTACTCTCCGCTCGTGCCGAGCTGGATGCGCGAGTCGGCGCTCGGCGGGGCGGAGACCACCCCCACGCGCTCCAGCGCCACGTCGTGCCGCACGATCACGGACGAGCAGTACGGGCAGACGCTCTGCACCGCGCCGGCCCAGCGGAACTCAAAGGGCGCCCCGCAGCTGGGGCACTGCGCGGCCGGCGCCGTCACGCGGCCACCACCGCGGCGTAGGGCCGGTCCACCGCGCGCACCGTCACCTCATCGGCGCCGAAGCGGGCGCGCAGCTCGGCGTCGAAGCTCCACTCAGGACGCGGGCGGCAGCAGAACAGGTTGAGGCAGAGCGAGCCGTGCTCGGGAAAGGTGTGCACGGTCAGGTGGCTTTCGGCCAGCAGCACCATCCCGGTGACGCCCCCCGGCCCCGGGAACTTGTGCCAGAGCGGGTCGCCCACCGGGTGCAGCCCCAGCCCAACCACCATGGCCGCGAAGAGGGTGCGCAGCGCCTCCACGTCGCCCAGCGGCGCGGGGTCGCAGCCGTGCGCCTCCACCAGCCATTCGCGGCCATCGGTCACGCGGGCTCCGGGATGTGCGGGGTGGGGATGGGGAAGCGGGGCACGGCGGGATTGGCGGAGGGGATTTCCTGCGGAGGGAAGTATATCCCACACCGGGCCGCGCCTCAAGCCCGGCGAGAGGCGCAAAGACGCGGGGAGAAAAGCATCACACAGAGGGCACGGAGGGGAACCGCAAGCCGCAGAGAAAACCTTTTTCGTTGTTCTCTCTCTTTACCCTCTGTGGCTCTGTGTGAGGCCATCTGTTCTCCTGCGTCTCTGCGCCTCTGCGTGAGACAAGGGGTTCGGAATGCCCGCTACGGCCGTGGCGGCTGCGACGTGATCATCCGCATCTCGCCGCCCTCGCCGCGCAGGTGCGGCGGTAGGAGCTCAATCTGCGGCGCGGTGAGGACCGCGCGCACCCGGGGCAGACCTTCCTTGAACGAGGCCCAGATCGCGTCCTCCACGCGCCGCCGGCCGGCGATGATCCAGTTGACGTCCACCGTCTTCCCCGCCCTCGCGATCTGCTCGGAGAAATCCATCTTGAGCGAGTCCGCGCGCTGGTTGTCCGCCGTCTGGATGGCCCTCAGCGCCGTGACCTGCTCGGGGGTGAGGGCGAGCTGCTCGCGCATGTTGAGCACCTGCTCCGCGTTCCCCACCTGGCGCCCGGGGAAGGCGAGCTTCTTCATCTCGTCCGGCCGCACGCTCTGGCTGTCCGCGAAGGTGCGGGCCACGCGAACGATGCGCTCCGCCGCCTGCCGGTCCTGCCCCTTGCCGATGTTCACCCGCACGTCCAGCGTCACCCGGAACGGTGAGCCGAAGGCGCTCAGTGTGGAGCGCGGCTCGCCGAAGCGCGGGTTGACCTCGTAGCGGAACGAACGGTCCGCGGGGTTGAAGCCGCGCACCGTGTACAGCACCGGGTCCGGGAACGGCTGCGTCCCCCAGCCGCGCAGGCCGCCGCTGCCGTGGAGGAGCTGGTCCGCGGCGCCGGGAAGGTTGGCCAGGTACATCGACGCCGTCACCCGCCGTCCCAGCGCGCCGCCCAGGTTGAGGTTGTTGTAGCTGATGCTGGCGTCCAGCGTCTGCGTCCACGGGCCGCGGCAGCTGTTGCGGGCCGCCGCGCGCCCGAGCTGCGAGGCCAGGCATTGGCGCGCGTACCCGGGCACACCGCGCAGCACGCCCTCCATCCCGCTCGCCACCGCGGGATCGCTCACGGTGGCGGGGTCGAAGACGAAGGCGCGGTCCAGCCCCAGCCCGTCGCCGTTCACGTCGCCGGACACGGAGGGGGTGAACGGGACGCCGGAGGTCAGGCGGCCGAAGAGCGAGATGCTGATCCACTTCACCTGCATCCCGCCGTGCAGCGCGAACTGGTGGCGCGCGATGGAGCCGTCCGCCGTCTCCACCACGCGCGGATCGCCGAATGCCGTCCCATCGAAGCCGCGCGACTCGCCGCGCGCGCCCGCCACGGTGTAGCTCAGCGAAAGGCGGCGCGAGTGCCCGATCTCCGGCGTCACGCGCCCCGTGACCTGCCACGACGAGGAGCGGAGGTCGGAGACGCGCTGGTCCACCCGCCCCAGCTCCCGCTGGATGCGCGCCTCGCTGGCGCTGGTGGCTCCCGTCCCCGGCTCGATGGAGGTGGCGGAGACGAACACCGGACGGTCGCCCTCCGCCGCGAGCAGGAAGCGCGTCTGCCCGCCGAAGTTGAGGTCGCGGCGGCTTCCTACGGCGCGGTTCCACGAGCGGCTGCCGTCGATGCCGAAGCCGACCTTCTTTATGCTGGACGACCAGCCCAGGCTGGCGCGCCAGGAGTGCGGCGCATCGTAGTCCGCGCCGAAGAGCTGCGCGCGCGGGGAGATGTCGGTGAGGGTGCCGCCCTCGCCCGCGCACGCCTCGGGGATGGCGGCGGGGTTGTCCAGGAAGCTGCGCCAGTCCGGCGCCGGCACGGCCGAGCCCAGGCAGGTCAGCTCGCGAAGGCCGCCGGGAAGCCCGGTGCCGCGCAGCGCGTCGTCCAGCAGGCTTGCCGGGAGCGCGTTGCGGAACTTGCCGATGCCGCCCTGCACCATCCCGCCGCGCCAGAAGCTCGCCGTCCCCAGCGAGCTGGACATCATGTTCATTCGGGTGGGACGGTAGCTCCAGGTGAAGCCAATCCGCGGGCTGACGCTCACGCGATTGGGCAGCCGGTCCGTGCGCACTCCGAACGCCTCGCGCAGCACCGGGTTGTCCTCCGGAGCGTCCAAGAAGCGGTTCCCCTCCACCCGCGCGCCGTAGGTGAGCTGGAGGCTCTTGAACATCCTGCGCGAGTCCGCCCACGCCAGCGCGCCCGACCACTGCCGGCCGCTTGCCTCGGTGGAGCCGAACTGGCGCCGGAAGCTGTACGGCCGGTTCTCCACCACGTCGGCCAGCGAGCGGTAGTCGTAGCTCCCCAGCCGGTTGGCCGCCGTCTCGTTGGAGAACCCCGCCAGCACCGACTCCACGAACAGCTTGCGCCGCAGCGTGTTGTCCTTGGAGAGCCAGGTCAGCTCGTCGCGGAACTGGAGCGTCCACTCGGCGGAGCTGAACTCCTCCAGGCTGTTGCCGCCGAACGAGACCGGGGTGAGCACCGGCTGCCCGCCACCCAGGTCGGACGACACCAGAACGCGCCCGCCGGGGAGCGCCAGGTGCGGGCTCCCCCGACGCCGCGCCCACGTGGCGCCGACCATCGGCTCGTGCAGGTAGCTCGTCCACAGGTAGTGCGACGACGCCAGGCTGAGCCCCGTGCTCACGTTCCACGCCTCGCCCGTGTATCCCGGCGTGGCGCGCGGCGTCTGCCGCAGCGCGTCGGAGTGCTCCACCTTTCCGAACACGAGCAGGTTGGCGCGATTGGTACCGTTGGGATCGCGATCCAGCCGCACGGTAAGCGACGCGGCGTCCTGCAAGCGTCCGCCGAAGTTGCCCGGGTCCAGTGCCACGCCCGCGCCGCGCAGCGTGGTGAGGAGGCGGGTGACGGAGTCCGGGTGGATCCCGGAAAGGCGCAGCGCGTCGCGGTCGGAGCTGAGGAGGGTGGAGGAGCCGGCGCGCGCCACGGTGGCGCTGAAGCCGGCGTTGTAGTAGTAGCGCCCCGGCACCAGCTCGCCGCTCCCGCCCGCCCCGAAGACGGTGCGCGGTCCCTGCCCGCCGAGCCGCGCCAGCGCCGGATCGGTGAGCCGCTGCACCGGCGCGTCGAGCACCAGGCTGGCGGAGCGGCTGTTGAAGGTGCCGCCCGGCGCGATGGTGGCCGCGAGCTGCGCGCCGCTGAACCCGCCGCGCGTGGGGTCCCACGGCGAGGTCGCCACCTGCAGCGTCGAGCGCATGTCGCGCGGAAGGTCCACGTCGCCCACGTTGAGGCCGTTGAGCGTGCGCGAGTTCTGCTCCGCGCCCAGCCCGAAGACGGAGGGCCCCTGCGGCGTCATCTGCACGCCGGGCACGAGCGCCGCCAGCGCATCGATGCTCCCCTCGCTGCCCGGCGCGATGCTGCCGGGCGCGACCTCGGCGCGCCCGTTCAGCACCCCCTCGCGCTCGCCCATCGCCTGCCCGCGCGGTGCCTGCCGCCGCCGCGTGGGTACGGTGAGGGTGTCCAGCCGCACCCGTTCGCCGCTCCCGATCGCGATGCGCACCCCCGCCGCCTCCCGCTGGCCCGCCGCGAACGTCACGCGGGTCTGCGCGGCGGGCCTTCCCGCCACGCTCACCAGCACCTGGTACGCGCCCCCGTCGCCCGGCGCGTTCGCGGTGAAGCGCCCGGCAGAGTCGGCCGTAGCGCGCGCCTCGGCCCGCGAGCGCACGTGCGTAACGCGCACCTCCGCCCCCGCGACCCCCGCTCCCGCCCCATCCACCACCGTCCCCCGGATGACGCGCGCCGCCTCCTGCGCACGCAGGGGCGCGGCCAGCGCGCACAGGACCGCGAGGAGCACGGTGAGAATGGAGTTACGTGACACGGGAGATCCTGGGGCGGGAATGCGGAAGGGTGGTGTAGGAAGATGCTGCGCCGTACCCCGGGGAGCAACACGGATGTTCCGGGAAAAGAACAGAAAAAGGATCGCACAGAGGGCACAGAGGGAAACCACAAGCCAACAGAGAACTTCTCTCTGTTAGTCTTTCCGTACCCTCTGTGTCTCTGTGTGAGATTTTTGTTAGAGATTTAGCGCCGCTCGTATACCGGCCGCCCGTCCACCACGGTCATCACGATGCGGGCGTCGCGGATGGTCTCGGGGGGGATGCGGCGGAGGTCGCGGTCGATGAGGACGAAGTCGGCCAGGCGGCCGGGCTGGAGGGTGCCCAGGCGGCGCTCGTCGAAGCCGGCGTAGGCGGCCCCGGCGGTGTAGGCGCGCAGGGCCTCCTCCACGGTGATGCGCTGCTCGGGGACCCAGCCGCCCGGGTTGCGGCCGTCCAGCGTGCGGCGGGTGACTGCGGCGTAGATCCCCTCCAGCGGCGTGGGCGGCGCCACGAACCAGTCGCTCCCGAAGGCCAGCGGCGCGCGCGCGTCCAGAAGGGAGCGGAAGGCGTAGGTGGTGCGAGACCGCTCCGGGCCGATCACCCGGTCCGCCCAGCGCCCGTCGTCGATGGCGTGGTACGGCTGCATGCTGGGGATGACGCCCAGCCGCCCGAAGCGCGCCAGGTCCGCCGGGGCGATGTGCTGCGCGTGCTCCACGCGGAAGCGCCGGTCGCGCGGACCGTTGCGGCGCGCAACCGCGTCGTACGTGTCCAGGATCAGCGTGTTGGCGCGGTCGCCGATGGCGTGCACCATCACCTGCAGCCCGGCAGAGTCCGCGCCGCGCACCCACCGTTCGAGGTCGGCGGGGGCAGTCACCAGGAGGCCGCTGTCCGCGGGGGCGTCGGTGAAGGGGCGGTGCATCGCCGCCGTGTGCGAGCCCAGAGAGCCGTCCACGTACCCCTTGAGGCCGCCGATCCTGAGCCACGCATCGCCGCGGCCGCGGGCGGCCACGGTGTCGCGGAGGCGCTCCCACGTGTCCAGCGGCACGGCGGCGTAGATGCGGGTGCGCAGCCGGCCGGCGGCGTGCGCGCGGCGAAAGACGGCCAGGTCGCCCCAGCCGCCCACGTGGTGCACGCCGGTTACGCCCTGCTCCGCGACGTACTTCATCGCCGCGTCCAGGGCGCGGTCCTGCATGGCGGGGGCGGGGGGCGGCACGGCGCGCTCCACCAGCCC of the Longimicrobium sp. genome contains:
- a CDS encoding lipid A deacylase LpxR family protein — encoded protein: MIYWRTRVRIPASMLVLALLWVVPVGGQGVRSVTLRLDNDILALRGRGAPADYDYTQGLVLGVELDSASRWMPGRLPACDATGTEVCVRTRIEAGQRIYTPRRDASNPIPGERPYAAWLYLGGGIARESGRGVRSLEVELGATGPPAMGEWVQNGVHRLTGSERQEGWAHQTGFEPGILLRFQEGRRWDGGAARVEPAISVELGNVRTAAAVGASGVLGRGTGPYARLGGRLEWVVRDIFLDGSTFGSRSTARKLPFVREGEAAVGFRARKWSAEYRFVARSREYRAQPERHAYGSLVLTVAR
- a CDS encoding competence protein CoiA family protein; this translates as MAAVDGARRPFRDENDRIVPEEPGVEHLLVPVIAYRALPPRRRPRSFCPVCLERVWLKLGARNRPHYAHLAGSECAAARGEGALHHAAKVHLAEQLGRGGPLRVRPVCHRVPQERSTERCTAAPENAWPLEWDEVRVEHSLPSLRADVVLLRGGAIVAAVEVYASHAVDDEKAAKYRTLGLPWIEVPARGVLPDHGDPWTPDDPLPLLGDSRLHPRVWRCPRHEGLYRGLLEYERNGIHRVARRLVHVYRTGAGRSSGENRCRAVGISMMERREGGEAAESWLERDDSGARIGSPVLGADRSETRRILHAQFGEWARWMRGAQGAVLDSPMRWLEAAEAPRAADRAYPQRLRWDAHAETFRGVPELPQLAWPALPAVPGAPHPVLGRSPHCWTETHRRGPIVHAVDGPVWLTLVAHAWTDAQGPAIRADVAAYVHDGRRWRTVEGAPFTATLRAPDPPWHTILPAIARALAPLDPETLLDGTAVREAVAVQLAS
- a CDS encoding outer membrane beta-barrel protein, with the translated sequence MPVRSMFAISVFALAAAATDVSAQARSTTAGFHLGAALNGSSINFDLEDEETDTEKGFGISLTAGYNFTPQFGVLINLTGANVEADGGSFGLGHGDLAGRFSFANPASALVPYLELGVSSIALVEEDAESGEDVQISGTGFTGAAGLNYFFSPKLALDANLRFTAGELDTIKIGGESQTTDEGVDATTARINIGISWFPGGGR
- a CDS encoding polyamine aminopropyltransferase, translated to MEGADRGAQHRPRHPHGRRGDRLRHRHQRGDRRLSTRASTAGGTQGSAAALFLTVLLIAACGLVYELVAGALSSYLLGDSVMQFSTVIGTYLAAMGVGSWLSRYVKRGIVERFVATELLVAVVGGFSSAALFLAFAYTDAFRVLLYALVAVIGALVGLEIPLLMRILKGRFEFKDIVANVLAWDYLGALGASLLFPAVLVPQLGLVRSAIAFGIVNAGVALWSTHLFREVLVERRALQAACVAVIALLCAGFVGAERLTRAAERSIYADEIVFTRDSRYQRIVLTAWKDDLRLFLNGHLQFSSRDEYRYHEALVHPGLAALPGARRVLVLGGGDGLAVREVLRYPGVQQVTLVDLDPEMTRLFATHPVLTELNAGSLKSPRVRVVNEDAFQWLSHTDEMFDFVVADFPDPSNYAVGKLYTTAFYRLLARRMSRDGLAVVQSTSPMFARRAFWSIDATLRDAGFRTRPYHLYVPSFGEWGFILAGRGEYAPPSALPAGLRFLTPSGLPALFDFPADMRPVQAAVNRLDDPVLVRYYDQDWKDFGA
- a CDS encoding DUF350 domain-containing protein, which translates into the protein MNQLANDILAVVVYSILGIVILAVALVIVDRMTPGTLWKELIEEHNTALAILMGAVVIAFGIVISAAIVG
- a CDS encoding DUF4178 domain-containing protein gives rise to the protein MTAPAAQCPSCGAPFEFRWAGAVQSVCPYCSSVIVRHDVALERVGVVSAPPSADSRIQLGTSGEYRGRSFEVVGRIAYAWERGVWNEWHVVTGDGASAWLAEADGELSMTDLVPPPALPAPELVRPGDVVNASGGQLQVTEVVRARYAGTEGDLPFAYWDKDEILFADLRSHDGRVGTIDYSETPPLLFAGEALSWEALKLTGLRELAAPKAQEVRTLRCPQCGGAVTVRAAGRTVSVVCGSCGSVLDAQDPGLRVLQSFQQRLTHTPRIPLGTRGRLHGAEWEVIGFQIRSVTEEAVQYPWSEYVLYHPERGFRYLTEENGHWTDATPLHSIPKMGTAGGRPIATLNGETFKHFATDTATTTFVLGEFPWEVHVGDEELVRDFVHPPRMLSSEDTAGETAWSLAEYVPPSTIYKNFGLPGLPPAPKGVFACQPSPHVDRSRRYWRAFMVLTALFTVVMVGRCSTARNDRVFSERYAFQPGLPEDSTSIEAGPIVLTGRPAALQVEVDTDLDNAWAFFSFALVNEETGKRLEFGREVSQYHGVEGGESWSEGSSSDEVRLPSVPAGRYQLLIDPEAEVPVAYTVTLTHDVPGGGFFIAAFLLLAAPAALAAFASIGFESQRWQESDYAPEESDDDD